CATAGTCAAACATATAACAATCCTAAATATTCCTGTAAATTTTCTATGATTTAACTGTTTATAAAAGCGAGTACTAATTATGTTTCTTCGCACAAAGGTCATTCGTGACGGGTGACCGGAGAAATCCGTGTGTCCTCTTCAATCATTGAAAGAATATAGCAGGGAACGCTTAACGCTTAACAGACTTTCAAGTCTCTTGGTGACCATGTTTTCTCATTAGTTCGTGCCCTAATCTACCTGGCGACTGCTATATATTGACAATAAAACCACAAACACACACAAATGTATACCAGATAAATTATCTGTGATTATGTGCGTACATCTGCGTGCATCTGCAGTTCCAAAAACATTGCCATCAACAGGGAAAAAAGTGGGGTTACTGCTGATCCAAACGCAGTACTGCCATAAAAGCTTCCTGCGGAACATCCACCGTACCCACAGATTTCATCCGCTTTTTACCTTTGGCTTGCTTCTGCAAGAGTTTCTTCTTCCGGCTAATGTCACCACCGTAGCATTTAGCAAGCACGTCTTTGCGCAATGCCGGAATATGTTCACTAGCGATAACTTTACTGCCAATCGATGCTTGAATTGGGACTTTGAATTGATGGCGAGGAATCAATTCTTTAAGTTTTTCTGCCATTGAGCGCCCAACGTTGTATGCTTTATCTCTGTGGACAATCATCGCCAAAGAATCCACAGGATCGCCATTAATTAAAATATCGAGCTTGACGAGGGGATTTTCCCGGTAGCCAATCAGGTGATATTCCATGCTGGCATATCCCCGAGAACGCGACTTCATTTGATCAAAGAAGTCTGTAACAACTTCTGCCAAGGGCAACTCGTAAGTGAGTGTAGTACGTCCTTGGGTGAGATACTTCATATCTTTGAAGATACCACGTCGATTTTGCGCCAACTCCATCAAAGTGCCGACGTAACCTTCTGGTGTAATCATATCCACTTGGACGTAGGGTTCTTCGATTTTTTCCCGTTCGTTGGGAGAGGGTAGGTGACTGGGGTTGTCGATGTACACCTCTTCACCCTTGAGAGTGTGCACCTTGTAAACCACAGAAGGAGCTGTAATTATTAAGTCGAGGTTATACTCTCGCTCTAGGCGTTCTTGGACAATTTCCATATGCAACAAGCCTAAGAAGCCACAGCGGAAACCAAAACCCATCGCGCTAGAAGTTTCTGGTTCAAAGTGCAGTGCTGCATCGTTGAGTCTTAGCTTATCCAAAGCTTCGCGTAAGTCTTCAAATTGATCAGCATCAATGGGGAACATTCCACAGAAGACCATTGGATTAGCTTCTGTATAACCAGGTAATGGTTCAGCAGCTTTAGCGTTAGATAATGTTATTGTATCTCCCACCCGTGCATCAGCCACAGCTTTGATTGCAGCAGCTAAATAACCGACTTCTCCAGCGTGGAGTTCTTCAACCTGCTTTTGGGTGGGAGAAAGCACTCCTAACTCATCAATTTCGTATTCCTTGTCAGAAGCCAACAGATAAACGCGATCGCCCTTCTTCACTGTGCCATCCATCACCCGGAAATAAACTATCACTCCCCGGTAACTGTCGTAATAGCTATCAAAAATCAATGCGCGTAGGCGATCGCTCACCGTATTTCGTGGCGGTGGTATCCGCTCAACAACTGCCTCTAAAATATCACCAACACCAATTCCCTCTTTGGCAGAGGCAAGAATTGCATTACTACAATCTAAACCGATAATTTCTTCAATTTCCCCGATGACTCGGTTTGGTTCTGCTCCTGGTAAGTCGATTTTGTTTAAAACCGGGATAATTTCCAAGTTATGCTCTAAGGCTAAGTAAACATTTGCCAGGGTTTGAGCTTCCACTCCCTGGGAAGCATCCACTACCAACAGCGCACCTTCGCAAGCAGCAAGACTGCGAGATACTTCATACGAAAAATCTACATGTCCAGGAGTATCAATTAAATTAAGTACATACTCCTGACCATCCTTTGCCTTGTAATTCATTCGGGCAGCTTGCAGCTTAATTGTAATGCCGCGCTCCCGTTCCAAATCCATGTTGTCGAGAAACTGTTCTTTCATCTCCCGCTGATCTACAGTGCCTGTCACTTGCAGCAAGCGGTCTGCTAGGGTAGATTTTCCGTGATCAATGTGAGCTATAATACAAAAATTCCGAATACGAGCTGCAGGTACATCAGTCATATAGTTCTTTGGTTTATCAGCAACAAAGGATAAAACAGCAATATACTTAACGTATTTTAATGCTTTATTGGCTCAGACGGTGATATGAGAAGATGAGGAGATGGGAACAAAGGAAGCGCTTGGGTTAGATTTGGATTGCAGGGGAGCCAGTACTTGATGAGGATCTCCCTCACGCTTGTTCTGGCGTGAGAACAAATTTTGACTCTTGACCAACAACCAATTACCAAGGATTAAGGACTTAGGACTATTGACTAATGAGTACTGACAAATGAATATTAACTTGTAGACTTTTTAATGAAGATATAAAGGTCTATGCATAGCTTATCGTATTTATCAGTTAGGGGCGTACAATAAACAACAAGAAGTACAAAATACGGACTTCATGAGCAACGGCTACCCGCAATCCCCCCACGTCTCGCGGCGGGGGTGTCCTCTTCCCCCTAAAAAGAGGTGCAAAAGCCGCCCTGCTGCTCAAATTCAAGCCCAACGTCTTCCGGCAGAGGTGCTTGACAGGTGCCCTACTGATGTGAAGAAAGTGACTTTACCAAGCCTTGGAAAAACAAGTTCAGAGTATATCATCCTATGAATATGAAAGAGAAAACTACCGATGCGGAACAAAGACTTGCCGATAAGGTAGAGATTGCTATTCGCCTCGACTCCGACTTGCTAGAACAAATTCAGCATCTCACCAATGATCCAAGCAAAGTCATTGAGGTGGCGATCCGTCAGTGGTTGAAGGGTGAAAGCCCAAGAGACGATGAACTGACGCGTACACCTGTGCGTAAACCTTTACCAGCTCGGGGAGAGTGGAACGATTAAATTCACAAAAAGCTCAAAAATGTAAAAAGTAAGACACATATGGAGGATGAAAAAATGTAAAATTTTGATGCTAGATATTAAGCCGGAGATCAGGCGGCGATTGGACTCGTAACAACAGACGCGGGCATGCGTATGGCAGTGAAATATTAAAGAAACACGATTTATCTAAATTCTTGCTATACAAGGATTTGAAAATGTGTTTTCTGGCACAACAATTCATTAATCGCCGCGAAGCGTGTGCTAAAGCGATCAAAATTTCTTCCCAACTAAGCCAGCGAATCGTAAAGCTTATTTAATGGGTTGGCTTCTATGTTATCCAACTCGGGTCATGAGTATTACTGCTAACTCCCAAAGGTCGAACATATTGTCAGAAAATCTAGAAGATATTACCAGTAACACTAATGGCTCATGGGCAAATTTAGGAGCCGAGTTGGTGTACACGCAAGATAGTACAGGACGCTATCTAAGTTTCTGGTGGCAACACAGCGAATGCCTAGGGTTAAATCCTGTGCAAATTCTTGAAGCTAAAAGCGGGAAAGAATGT
This portion of the Brasilonema sennae CENA114 genome encodes:
- the lepA gene encoding translation elongation factor 4, whose amino-acid sequence is MTDVPAARIRNFCIIAHIDHGKSTLADRLLQVTGTVDQREMKEQFLDNMDLERERGITIKLQAARMNYKAKDGQEYVLNLIDTPGHVDFSYEVSRSLAACEGALLVVDASQGVEAQTLANVYLALEHNLEIIPVLNKIDLPGAEPNRVIGEIEEIIGLDCSNAILASAKEGIGVGDILEAVVERIPPPRNTVSDRLRALIFDSYYDSYRGVIVYFRVMDGTVKKGDRVYLLASDKEYEIDELGVLSPTQKQVEELHAGEVGYLAAAIKAVADARVGDTITLSNAKAAEPLPGYTEANPMVFCGMFPIDADQFEDLREALDKLRLNDAALHFEPETSSAMGFGFRCGFLGLLHMEIVQERLEREYNLDLIITAPSVVYKVHTLKGEEVYIDNPSHLPSPNEREKIEEPYVQVDMITPEGYVGTLMELAQNRRGIFKDMKYLTQGRTTLTYELPLAEVVTDFFDQMKSRSRGYASMEYHLIGYRENPLVKLDILINGDPVDSLAMIVHRDKAYNVGRSMAEKLKELIPRHQFKVPIQASIGSKVIASEHIPALRKDVLAKCYGGDISRKKKLLQKQAKGKKRMKSVGTVDVPQEAFMAVLRLDQQ